One stretch of Actinacidiphila sp. DG2A-62 DNA includes these proteins:
- a CDS encoding PP2C family protein-serine/threonine phosphatase yields MDDDGYCERCGHAQPRRRDHQEKELEGVAAVSDRGLRHHRNEDAFALATASLPDGTPAVAAVVCDGVSTAYRPDDASAAAAVAGGDALLAALERGAPVEEAMRGALLTAFDAVAALAEEEAPDGAAHRNSPACTCVSAVVTGEVFTVGWIGDSRAYWVPDDRALPAARLTEDDSWAAAMVAAGLMSEAEAYADERAHAITGWLGADAVEVDPHVAAFRPEGPGVIVVCTDGLWNYAESAAEMAVAVPADARARPLSSARALVGLALDGGGHDNVTVAVLPFPATVSRAGSPPAV; encoded by the coding sequence GTGGACGACGACGGCTACTGCGAGCGCTGCGGCCACGCCCAGCCGCGCCGGCGCGACCACCAGGAGAAGGAGCTGGAGGGCGTGGCCGCGGTCAGCGACCGCGGGCTGCGCCACCACCGCAACGAGGACGCCTTCGCGCTCGCCACCGCGTCGCTGCCCGACGGCACGCCCGCGGTCGCCGCGGTGGTGTGCGACGGCGTGTCCACCGCCTACCGCCCCGACGACGCCTCCGCCGCGGCGGCCGTCGCGGGCGGCGACGCGCTGCTGGCCGCACTGGAGCGCGGCGCCCCCGTCGAGGAGGCGATGCGCGGCGCGCTGCTCACGGCCTTCGACGCGGTCGCCGCGCTGGCCGAGGAGGAGGCGCCGGACGGCGCCGCGCACCGCAACTCCCCCGCCTGCACCTGTGTGAGCGCCGTCGTCACCGGCGAGGTCTTCACGGTGGGGTGGATCGGCGACAGCCGCGCGTACTGGGTCCCCGACGACCGCGCGCTGCCGGCCGCGCGGCTCACCGAGGACGACTCGTGGGCGGCGGCGATGGTCGCCGCCGGCCTGATGTCGGAGGCCGAGGCGTACGCGGACGAGCGCGCGCACGCGATCACCGGCTGGCTGGGCGCGGACGCGGTGGAGGTGGACCCGCACGTGGCCGCCTTCCGGCCGGAGGGCCCGGGGGTGATCGTGGTGTGCACCGACGGGCTGTGGAACTACGCGGAGTCCGCGGCGGAGATGGCCGTGGCAGTCCCCGCCGACGCCCGCGCCCGCCCGCTGAGCAGCGCCCGCGCCCTGGTGGGCCTGGCGCTGGACGGCGGCGGCCACGACAACGTAACGGTCGCGGTGCTGCCGTTCCCGGCCACCGTGTCACGGGCAGGATCTCCACCCGCCGTCTAG
- a CDS encoding vWA domain-containing protein, with product MATFSKPDVPQFSVDVYQNEFLPEGGREVNAVVTVTSTGGGTSGGRGPAGAGAAPGAAAGPSAGVVIMVDCSGSMEYPPTKMRGAREATAVAVDALRDGVSFAIVAGTHTAREIYPGNGGLAVADAATRAQAKQALRKLSAGGGTAIGTWLKLADRLLSGAEVSIRHGILLTDGRNEHEKPEDLRAALDACAGRFTCDARGVGTDWEVKELTGIASALLGSVDIVADPGGLAADFRSMMENAMGKEVADVALRLWTPQGAELVFVKQVAPTVEDLTARRTEAGPRAGDYPTGSWGDESRDYHVQVRVPAAGIGQEMLAARLSLVLPRPDGTSQVLGQGLIRAVWTDELAVSTRISPQVAHYTGQAELAQAIQQGLEARKAGDMDAATAKLGRAVQLANASGNADTAKLLAKVVDVVDAASGTVRLKAKVADADEMTLETRSTKTVRVKK from the coding sequence ATGGCCACATTCTCCAAGCCGGACGTGCCGCAGTTCTCCGTCGACGTCTACCAGAACGAGTTCCTCCCGGAGGGCGGGCGCGAGGTCAACGCCGTCGTGACGGTCACCTCGACCGGCGGCGGCACCTCCGGCGGTCGAGGGCCGGCCGGTGCGGGGGCGGCGCCGGGCGCCGCCGCGGGCCCGAGCGCCGGTGTGGTGATCATGGTGGACTGCTCGGGCTCGATGGAGTACCCGCCGACGAAGATGCGCGGCGCCCGGGAGGCCACCGCGGTCGCCGTGGACGCGCTGCGCGACGGCGTGTCCTTCGCCATCGTCGCGGGCACCCACACGGCCCGCGAGATCTACCCCGGCAACGGCGGCCTCGCGGTGGCCGACGCGGCCACCCGCGCGCAGGCCAAGCAGGCGCTGCGCAAGCTGTCCGCGGGCGGCGGCACCGCGATCGGCACCTGGCTGAAGCTGGCCGACCGGCTGCTGTCCGGCGCGGAGGTGTCGATACGCCACGGCATCCTGCTCACCGACGGCCGCAACGAGCACGAGAAGCCGGAGGACCTGCGGGCCGCGCTGGACGCCTGCGCCGGCCGCTTCACCTGCGACGCGCGCGGCGTCGGCACCGACTGGGAGGTCAAGGAGCTGACCGGGATCGCCTCCGCGCTGCTCGGCTCGGTCGACATCGTGGCCGATCCGGGCGGCCTGGCCGCGGACTTCCGGTCCATGATGGAGAACGCGATGGGCAAGGAGGTCGCGGACGTCGCGCTGCGGCTGTGGACCCCGCAGGGCGCCGAGCTCGTCTTCGTCAAGCAGGTCGCGCCGACCGTCGAGGACCTCACCGCCCGCCGTACCGAGGCCGGTCCGCGGGCGGGCGACTACCCGACGGGGTCGTGGGGCGACGAGTCCCGCGACTACCACGTACAGGTGCGGGTGCCGGCCGCCGGCATCGGCCAGGAGATGCTGGCCGCCCGGCTGTCGCTGGTGCTGCCGCGGCCGGACGGCACCTCGCAGGTGCTGGGCCAGGGCCTGATCCGCGCGGTGTGGACCGACGAACTGGCCGTGTCCACCCGGATCAGCCCGCAGGTCGCCCACTACACCGGGCAGGCCGAGCTGGCGCAGGCGATCCAGCAGGGCCTGGAGGCCCGCAAGGCCGGCGACATGGACGCGGCGACCGCCAAGCTGGGCCGCGCGGTGCAGCTGGCGAACGCCTCGGGCAACGCCGACACCGCGAAGCTGCTGGCCAAGGTGGTCGACGTGGTGGACGCGGCCAGCGGTACGGTGCGTCTGAAGGCGAAGGTCGCCGACGCCGACGAGATGACGCTGGAGACGCGGTCGACGAAGACCGTACGCGTGAAGAAGTAG
- a CDS encoding FHA domain-containing protein, translating into MPTAPGFPPYQRHESQLSRPSQINRPAEPVPSEGFTSGSGDFLLDPPSRPAPPPGAGTAAAGAPPVTAAGAGGPAPGGTGFSGAAGATGAAGAAGAAGSPAAPGGQPAGPDAAVPSGPVARTSWVAVVAADREYFTAMMARSGPDAEGLYFPAFSPEVRIPLTGEKVTIGRRRHRTGEAPDIDLSRAPEDPGVSHQHAMLVREDTGGWAVVDQDSTNGTTVNLGEDPIRAYTPVPLADGDRVHVGAWTTITVRRA; encoded by the coding sequence GTGCCGACCGCGCCGGGCTTCCCGCCGTACCAGCGGCACGAGTCGCAGCTCTCGCGCCCCTCGCAGATCAACCGGCCCGCGGAGCCCGTGCCGTCCGAGGGCTTCACATCGGGTTCCGGCGATTTCCTGCTCGACCCGCCGTCGCGCCCCGCGCCCCCGCCGGGCGCCGGGACCGCGGCGGCCGGCGCCCCACCGGTCACGGCGGCGGGCGCGGGCGGCCCGGCGCCGGGCGGCACGGGATTCTCCGGGGCCGCCGGAGCCACCGGGGCCGCCGGGGCCGCCGGGGCCGCCGGGTCTCCCGCTGCTCCCGGCGGCCAGCCGGCCGGGCCGGACGCCGCGGTTCCGTCCGGTCCGGTGGCGCGGACCTCCTGGGTCGCGGTGGTCGCCGCGGACCGCGAGTACTTCACCGCGATGATGGCCCGCAGCGGCCCCGACGCGGAGGGCCTGTACTTCCCGGCGTTCTCGCCGGAGGTCCGGATTCCGCTGACCGGCGAGAAGGTCACCATCGGCCGGCGCCGCCACCGCACCGGCGAGGCGCCCGACATCGACCTGTCCCGCGCCCCCGAGGACCCCGGCGTCTCGCACCAGCACGCCATGCTGGTCAGGGAGGACACGGGCGGCTGGGCGGTGGTCGACCAGGACTCGACCAACGGCACCACCGTCAACCTGGGCGAGGACCCGATCCGCGCCTACACCCCGGTGCCGCTGGCCGACGGCGACCGGGTGCACGTCGGCGCGTGGACGACCATCACCGTCCGCCGGGCGTGA
- a CDS encoding MBL fold metallo-hydrolase: MRRLDLGWFVRPGSETADGLPRVEPALGYLLRCGGELLLFDTGIGAADAETDAHYRPRRRPVQEALATAGVAPAEVGAVINCHLHFDHIGGNPLFAGTPIYAQAAELALVRAGGHTPEQLADFPGARYEELAGEAEIRSGVWIVPTPGHTAGHQSLVVRQPDGTVVLAGQTHATASDFAAARLAATAAAQGAGAPLPEPDGWPARLLEFDPRRVLFAHDASVWEPV, translated from the coding sequence CTGCGCCGCCTCGACCTGGGCTGGTTCGTACGACCGGGCAGCGAGACCGCCGACGGGCTGCCGCGGGTGGAGCCCGCGCTCGGCTACCTGCTGCGGTGCGGCGGCGAACTGCTGCTGTTCGACACGGGCATCGGCGCCGCGGACGCCGAGACGGACGCGCACTACCGCCCGCGCCGCCGCCCGGTCCAGGAGGCGCTGGCCACCGCGGGCGTCGCGCCGGCCGAGGTCGGCGCGGTGATCAACTGCCATCTGCACTTCGACCACATCGGCGGCAACCCGCTCTTCGCCGGCACCCCGATCTACGCCCAGGCCGCCGAGCTCGCCCTGGTCCGGGCCGGCGGCCACACCCCCGAGCAGCTCGCCGACTTCCCCGGCGCGCGCTACGAGGAGCTGGCCGGCGAGGCCGAGATCCGCTCCGGCGTGTGGATCGTGCCCACCCCCGGACACACCGCGGGCCACCAGTCGCTGGTGGTCAGACAGCCCGACGGCACGGTCGTGCTGGCCGGGCAGACGCACGCCACCGCCTCGGACTTCGCCGCGGCGCGCCTGGCCGCGACGGCCGCTGCGCAGGGCGCCGGAGCGCCGCTGCCGGAGCCGGACGGCTGGCCCGCGCGGCTGCTGGAGTTCGACCCGCGCAGAGTGCTCTTCGCGCACGACGCGTCGGTGTGGGAGCCGGTCTGA
- a CDS encoding methyltransferase domain-containing protein produces MSGAAHEEAYGAGGSCGGPRRPGSDERTRLAARALRARMVRRIVAGGGLRDPAWRAAFAEVPRHLFVLGYAPEGGARHADDGNGTDDGNGTDGTEGGAGSGADGSGADGSGADGGLGAEAGCEDADGRGATRARLRELAGAYADRPIATHVRDGELVSSSSQPSLMALMCEALLVADGQRVLEIGAGTGYNAALLAHRLGPGAVTTVDLDAEITEAARAHLLAYGTPAARSVTVVTGDGALGHRAGAPYDRIVATCELPAIPPAWLEQTRPGGLVLAPFATGLVRLTVHGPRRAEGRFLPTPAFFVPLRGASAGGPGRRGGLGERLFGRGPHPDRTRFGLSVDGDRQWVWLDDPAGPDVWEVGR; encoded by the coding sequence GTGAGCGGTGCCGCGCACGAGGAGGCGTACGGCGCCGGCGGGTCCTGCGGCGGACCGCGCCGGCCGGGCTCCGACGAGCGCACGCGGCTGGCCGCGCGGGCGCTGCGGGCCCGCATGGTCCGCCGCATCGTGGCCGGCGGCGGCCTGCGCGACCCGGCCTGGCGGGCGGCCTTCGCCGAGGTGCCGCGCCACCTGTTCGTGCTGGGCTACGCCCCCGAGGGCGGCGCGCGCCACGCGGACGACGGGAACGGCACGGACGACGGGAACGGCACGGACGGTACGGAGGGTGGGGCCGGCTCGGGTGCGGACGGCTCGGGTGCGGACGGCTCCGGTGCGGACGGCGGCCTCGGCGCGGAAGCCGGCTGCGAGGACGCGGACGGCCGCGGCGCGACGCGGGCCCGGCTGCGCGAGTTGGCCGGGGCCTACGCGGACCGGCCGATCGCGACCCACGTCCGGGACGGCGAACTGGTCTCCTCCAGCAGCCAGCCCTCGCTGATGGCGCTGATGTGCGAGGCGCTGCTGGTCGCCGACGGCCAGCGGGTGCTGGAGATCGGCGCGGGCACCGGCTACAACGCCGCGCTGCTCGCGCACCGGCTCGGCCCGGGCGCGGTCACCACCGTCGACCTGGACGCGGAGATCACCGAGGCGGCCCGCGCGCACCTGCTCGCGTACGGCACCCCGGCCGCCCGCTCGGTCACCGTCGTCACCGGCGACGGCGCGCTCGGGCACCGCGCGGGGGCGCCGTACGACCGGATCGTCGCGACCTGCGAGCTGCCCGCGATCCCGCCGGCCTGGCTGGAGCAGACCCGGCCGGGCGGGCTGGTCCTCGCGCCCTTCGCGACCGGGCTGGTCCGGCTCACCGTGCACGGACCGCGCCGCGCCGAAGGGCGGTTCCTGCCGACGCCCGCGTTCTTCGTGCCGCTGCGCGGGGCGTCGGCGGGCGGGCCCGGGCGCCGCGGCGGCCTGGGCGAGCGGCTGTTCGGCCGCGGCCCGCACCCCGACCGGACCCGCTTCGGGCTGAGCGTCGACGGCGACCGCCAGTGGGTCTGGCTCGACGACCCGGCCGGCCCGGACGTGTGGGAGGTCGGGCGGTAA
- a CDS encoding globin, giving the protein MTEIGRGPLPQQTFYELVGGEPTFRRLVHRFYEGVAGDPDLRAMYPEEDLGPAEERLTLFLMQYWGGPRTYSDNRGHPRLRMRHAPFAVDKAAHDAWLRHMRAAVDELGLAPEHERQLWDYLVYAAASMVNTPG; this is encoded by the coding sequence GTGACTGAGATCGGGCGCGGGCCGCTGCCGCAGCAGACGTTCTACGAACTGGTCGGCGGGGAGCCGACCTTCCGCCGGCTGGTCCACCGCTTCTACGAGGGCGTCGCGGGCGATCCCGACCTGCGGGCGATGTACCCGGAGGAGGACCTCGGCCCGGCGGAGGAGCGGCTGACGCTCTTCCTCATGCAGTACTGGGGCGGGCCGCGCACGTACAGCGACAACCGCGGCCACCCGCGGCTGCGGATGCGGCACGCGCCGTTCGCCGTGGACAAGGCCGCGCACGACGCGTGGCTGCGCCACATGCGCGCCGCCGTCGACGAGTTGGGGCTCGCGCCTGAGCACGAGCGGCAGCTGTGGGACTACTTGGTGTACGCCGCCGCGTCCATGGTCAACACCCCGGGCTGA
- a CDS encoding ABC transporter permease, protein MSRAHRLLLAAALLTVVLTTAVLATFTAFTGAISDAALRRTLQHQAADRSTVEVRADVSGAAATALDTAVRRRLAHAFGGLPAQVRASTRSGPYGLPAALRPAGEPKGGDPDLTLLATLDRSRLTLVSGAWPAPAVEGAAEVQTALPLTAAQALKVRPGRVLTLADRLGGPPLRVRVTGLYRPTDLSAPYWHLDPLAGRGVHTVAFTTYGPMLADPGSFASGRVPVAAMAWQAQGDFSRASTGRMDALGTSVERTVRDLKDDAATGDVQPASGLPALLDALRRSMLVARSTLLIGALQLVILAGFALLLVAQLLAEERGGETALLRARGGSRARIGGLAAAEALLLAVPAAVAAPLLAGPVTRLLSGTGALARTGVRLGGGSTGTAWLVAVGAALACALAVIAPAVRSGRGLAARAPRRGALPGALQAGADVGLLVVAGLAYWQLQRRASGSGALSSRAGGGLGVDPVLVAAPALCLLAGTVLVLRLLPLVARLGERRAARARGLPLALAGWQLSRRPRRGAGAAMLLVLSVAMGMFAIGQGASWDRSQRDQAEFAVGSDIRVTSMTTPPFGQAGIFASVPGVTAAAPATREQLLLTQQRQATALVIDTRRAGDAMRVRSDLTDGRPIGDVLAPLRPRAVADPAGLVLPGSARSVALTATLTATGKDGRVIRGGDAEADHLTATVTDAEGVTYAFVVGDLPPDGVPHTLLLDLAAQIGAGGGAPAGPLHLVGLDVGYSLPSVSLRHVLTVASAAVTSADGTVRRLAPDTAEPWTADSSFDNPDLGGLPGEVPPDADPPRTSGGALLSVAYTTGSETLDPHAYQPQPTVTVRLRVRAPALPTLTGVATDDYLKAVGAKVGGLVQVQLTGQTLPVRIVAAVHALPGTGTGSGSGSGATGGGDDTAGAAADGDSDAAADAAADTGKDAGALLLDLRAVDRVLLSMDAQPLQPSEWWVAVAPGGSAKAAAALRARTDVDTVLVRQEAADDLRADPLGAGPQSALPAAVVAAAVLAAVGFAVSAVGAVRERAAEFAVLRALGAPRRGLARMIAAEQGLLVLVSLAVGIALGALLTRLVTPLIVLTAQATKPVPELRVELPPGRLAELLAVVLVVPLLVVVLVVPLLVVVATALRRGDPASALRRQGED, encoded by the coding sequence GTGTCCCGCGCCCACCGGCTGCTGCTCGCCGCCGCCCTGCTCACCGTGGTGCTGACCACCGCCGTGCTGGCCACCTTCACCGCGTTCACCGGGGCGATCAGCGACGCGGCGCTGCGCCGCACCCTCCAGCACCAGGCCGCCGACCGGTCGACGGTCGAGGTGCGCGCCGATGTGTCGGGCGCCGCCGCGACCGCGCTGGACACGGCCGTGCGGAGGCGTCTGGCGCACGCGTTCGGCGGCCTGCCCGCCCAGGTCCGCGCCAGCACCAGATCCGGCCCCTACGGCCTGCCCGCCGCCCTGCGCCCGGCGGGCGAGCCCAAGGGCGGCGACCCCGACCTGACGCTGCTCGCCACCTTGGACCGGTCCCGGCTGACCCTGGTCTCCGGGGCGTGGCCGGCGCCTGCCGTCGAGGGAGCGGCCGAGGTGCAGACCGCGCTGCCGCTGACCGCCGCGCAGGCGCTGAAGGTGCGGCCCGGCCGGGTGCTCACGCTCGCCGACCGGCTCGGCGGGCCGCCACTGCGCGTCCGCGTCACCGGCCTGTACCGGCCCACCGACCTCTCGGCGCCGTACTGGCACCTCGACCCGCTGGCCGGCCGCGGCGTGCACACCGTCGCCTTCACCACCTACGGCCCGATGCTGGCCGACCCCGGCAGCTTCGCCTCCGGCCGGGTGCCCGTCGCCGCGATGGCCTGGCAGGCGCAGGGCGACTTCTCCCGCGCCTCCACCGGGCGGATGGACGCGCTGGGGACCAGCGTCGAGCGGACCGTGCGGGACCTCAAGGACGACGCGGCGACCGGCGACGTGCAGCCGGCCAGCGGCCTGCCCGCGCTGCTGGACGCGCTGCGCCGCAGCATGCTGGTGGCCCGCTCGACGCTGCTGATCGGCGCGCTCCAACTGGTCATCCTGGCCGGCTTCGCGCTGCTGCTGGTGGCCCAGCTGCTGGCCGAGGAGCGCGGCGGCGAGACCGCGCTGCTGCGCGCCCGCGGCGGCTCGCGGGCCAGGATCGGCGGGCTCGCCGCCGCCGAGGCGCTGCTGCTCGCGGTGCCCGCGGCGGTCGCCGCGCCGCTGCTGGCGGGGCCGGTCACCCGGCTGCTGTCCGGCACCGGCGCGCTGGCCCGCACCGGCGTCCGCCTGGGCGGCGGCAGCACCGGCACGGCCTGGCTGGTCGCGGTGGGCGCGGCGCTGGCCTGCGCGCTCGCGGTGATCGCGCCCGCGGTGCGCTCGGGCCGGGGCTTGGCGGCCCGCGCCCCGCGGCGCGGCGCGCTGCCCGGCGCGCTCCAGGCCGGCGCGGACGTCGGGCTGCTGGTGGTCGCCGGCCTCGCCTACTGGCAGTTGCAGCGGCGCGCCTCCGGCAGCGGCGCGCTCAGCTCCAGGGCGGGCGGCGGGCTCGGCGTGGACCCGGTGCTGGTCGCGGCGCCCGCGCTGTGCCTGCTGGCCGGGACGGTCCTGGTGCTGCGGCTGCTGCCGCTGGTGGCGCGGCTGGGCGAGCGGCGGGCCGCGCGCGCCCGCGGGCTGCCGCTGGCACTGGCCGGCTGGCAGCTCTCGCGCCGGCCGCGGCGCGGCGCGGGCGCCGCCATGCTGCTGGTGCTCTCCGTCGCCATGGGCATGTTCGCGATCGGCCAGGGCGCCAGCTGGGACCGTTCGCAGCGCGACCAGGCCGAGTTCGCGGTCGGTTCCGACATCCGGGTCACCAGCATGACCACGCCGCCCTTCGGCCAGGCGGGCATCTTCGCCTCGGTGCCCGGGGTCACCGCCGCCGCGCCCGCGACCCGCGAGCAGTTGCTGCTCACCCAGCAGCGGCAGGCCACCGCGCTGGTCATCGACACCCGCAGGGCCGGCGACGCCATGCGGGTGCGGTCCGACCTGACCGACGGCCGGCCGATCGGCGACGTGCTCGCGCCCCTGCGCCCGCGCGCAGTCGCCGACCCGGCCGGCCTCGTCCTGCCCGGGAGCGCCCGCTCGGTCGCCCTCACCGCCACGCTCACCGCGACCGGCAAGGACGGCCGGGTGATCCGCGGCGGCGACGCCGAAGCCGACCATCTCACGGCCACCGTGACCGACGCCGAGGGCGTCACCTACGCCTTCGTGGTCGGCGACCTGCCGCCGGACGGCGTCCCGCACACGCTGCTGCTGGACCTGGCGGCGCAGATCGGCGCGGGCGGCGGCGCACCCGCCGGGCCGCTGCACCTGGTCGGCCTCGACGTGGGCTACTCGCTGCCGTCGGTCAGCCTGCGGCATGTGCTCACCGTCGCGTCGGCCGCGGTCACCTCGGCGGACGGCACGGTGCGCCGCCTCGCGCCGGACACCGCGGAGCCGTGGACCGCGGACTCCTCCTTCGACAACCCGGACCTGGGCGGGCTGCCGGGCGAGGTGCCGCCGGACGCCGATCCGCCGCGCACCTCCGGCGGCGCGCTGCTCTCGGTCGCCTACACCACCGGCTCCGAGACGCTCGACCCGCACGCGTACCAGCCGCAGCCGACCGTCACCGTCCGGCTGCGGGTCCGCGCGCCCGCACTGCCCACGCTCACCGGGGTCGCCACCGACGACTACCTCAAGGCGGTCGGCGCGAAGGTCGGCGGTCTGGTGCAGGTGCAGCTGACCGGGCAGACGCTGCCGGTGCGCATCGTGGCCGCCGTGCACGCGCTGCCCGGCACCGGCACCGGCTCCGGCTCCGGCTCCGGCGCGACGGGAGGCGGCGACGACACCGCGGGCGCGGCGGCCGACGGGGACTCGGACGCCGCCGCGGACGCCGCCGCGGACACCGGCAAGGACGCGGGCGCGCTGCTGCTGGACCTGCGGGCGGTGGACCGGGTGCTGCTGTCGATGGACGCGCAGCCGTTGCAGCCCAGCGAGTGGTGGGTGGCGGTGGCGCCGGGCGGTTCGGCGAAGGCCGCGGCGGCGCTGCGGGCGCGCACCGACGTGGACACCGTCCTCGTACGGCAGGAGGCCGCGGACGACCTGCGGGCCGATCCGCTGGGCGCCGGGCCGCAGTCGGCGCTGCCCGCGGCGGTGGTCGCGGCGGCGGTGCTGGCGGCGGTGGGCTTCGCGGTGTCGGCGGTGGGGGCGGTGCGCGAGCGGGCGGCGGAGTTCGCGGTGCTGCGGGCGCTGGGCGCGCCCCGGCGCGGCCTGGCCCGGATGATCGCGGCCGAGCAGGGGCTGCTGGTGCTCGTGTCGCTGGCGGTCGGCATCGCGCTGGGCGCGCTGCTCACCCGGCTGGTCACGCCGCTGATCGTGCTGACCGCGCAGGCGACGAAGCCGGTGCCTGAGCTGCGGGTCGAACTGCCGCCGGGCCGGCTGGCGGAACTGCTGGCGGTCGTGCTGGTCGTGCCGCTGCTGGTGGTCGTGCTGGTCGTGCCGCTGCTGGTGGTCGTGGCGACGGCCCTGCGCCGCGGCGACCCGGCGTCGGCGCTGCGGCGCCAGGGGGAGGACTGA
- a CDS encoding FtsX-like permease family protein: MLALLLSLLQAAPQRTALLARLRTMGMGRAQSQRLLLLEMLPQVLLAAIGGVLVGLAVIPLLGPGVDLRALAFGAGARDLAPFDIGIGLRADPWSLALPSIALVALACAVLLTQSWLTTRRRESTELRAGDRAT, encoded by the coding sequence GTGCTGGCGCTGCTGCTGTCGCTGCTCCAGGCGGCTCCGCAGCGCACCGCCCTGCTGGCGCGGCTGCGCACGATGGGCATGGGCCGCGCGCAGTCCCAGCGGCTGTTGCTGCTGGAGATGCTGCCGCAGGTGCTGCTCGCGGCGATCGGCGGCGTGCTCGTCGGCCTGGCGGTGATCCCCCTGCTGGGCCCGGGCGTCGACCTGCGCGCGCTCGCCTTCGGCGCGGGGGCGCGGGACCTGGCCCCCTTCGACATCGGCATCGGCCTGCGCGCCGACCCCTGGTCCCTCGCCCTCCCCTCGATCGCCCTCGTGGCCCTGGCCTGCGCGGTCCTGCTCACCCAGTCCTGGCTGACCACGCGCCGCCGCGAGAGCACGGAGCTGCGAGCGGGGGACCGGGCGACATGA
- a CDS encoding acyl-CoA thioesterase: MARHVFRCPLRWADMDAFGHVNNVAFLRYLEEARIDFMFRLAPGEGAASFTGGSVVARHEIDYLRPLVHRHEPVDVETWVTDISAASMTVRYEVKDPGTLYARAATVVVPYNLTTQRPRRITAEEKAFLEQFRDEGAVAA; this comes from the coding sequence ATGGCTCGGCACGTCTTCCGCTGCCCCCTGCGCTGGGCGGACATGGACGCCTTCGGGCACGTCAACAACGTGGCCTTCCTCCGTTATCTGGAGGAGGCGCGGATCGACTTCATGTTCCGCCTGGCGCCGGGGGAGGGCGCGGCGTCGTTCACCGGCGGGAGCGTGGTGGCCCGGCACGAGATCGACTACCTGCGGCCGCTGGTGCACCGGCACGAGCCGGTCGACGTCGAGACGTGGGTGACCGACATCTCGGCGGCGTCCATGACGGTGCGCTACGAGGTCAAGGACCCCGGGACGCTCTACGCCCGGGCTGCGACGGTCGTCGTGCCGTACAACCTGACGACGCAGCGGCCCCGGCGGATCACCGCGGAGGAGAAGGCGTTCCTGGAGCAGTTCCGCGACGAGGGGGCCGTGGCCGCATGA